The Eleutherodactylus coqui strain aEleCoq1 chromosome 13, aEleCoq1.hap1, whole genome shotgun sequence genome includes a window with the following:
- the ASXL1 gene encoding polycomb group protein ASXL1 isoform X3 produces MRDKQKRRRERTWAEAAKMVLENYSDAPMTPKQILNVIEAEGLKDTNIRGMNRSGTSPLACLNAMLHSNSRTREAMFYKLPGRISLFTMKKNAVQWSRVVSLPDDGDTEDTADEEGNQWTEGGSVPAAESSSSASCSRESHVRETRSLVQMNKQKRRSGVLLPRVVLTPLKVNGAHLPSTSGLSVRRVESESSGKATLRGSLAFHRRTALSGTSTHHLRSLKNISAPGQVKKKEEEIDFETPGSILVNTNLRALINVRMFNALPAHLQQQLLLLLPDVDRQVSPDGQLRMSSSALNNEFFAHACQRWRERLGEGEFTPEAQMRMRQEMGKEKKVADWKEKFFEDFYGQKLGYSEEPESDLEEKAETMCLRPRTNSEPAQRRETVPEVHIRTRRSLYRNSQKIQQNLPATAEIAIPSPERTGAAPSAVESRLSPGEDSLPSTSERVPELHPETTSEQKRKSADPETSSPSHEKKPRMEQRQSFRNTIQSVHPEKPQPTKEEPKVPPIRLSRIKPPWVVKGLPAYQICPRIIPNPDPSGCWPPPCSPADGQTGDHHPQTSSSAGARCHPGKRRSRSRGSRRRSRKRRHREKSANRCRTQLLPATTLMPETAEVPRVKISWMPSVTADSDDDHSLTNSLTKERRLENGPEDNFQDCSKEGPSAEEENMCMGQCGDERMLAPSMDALFETTPCVLGDVSNTFQNRIKQVSSSSTEKDSSEKKPDGADCAEHPVLLHSAGTTKSSPVGQLPVHANETSTPSVIVDAAADPCCSGHDGLPCSSVNASQEPNECDPPHGAIQETLGSPQLATMENVSKPAPASKGRPAASFPLACTTNAFREDELPEPMVGDFSAGTIDGQSWCSPAGLSPPSPEAGKHGSLGTTTRHEVPQGCQDGFGEHKHSLSAAFGGKIPLLLDMPFIQVPKEVGVRVQLPVDLAMSPPAKVKDAFLEMLSQDVASYHYSAGVRLSSLPGDYAVSGSASLSVEVFSEHSDGGEEQVSLRCSCSFKAMTMCEGCGAFCHIDCIGPSRLCVSCLVIR; encoded by the exons ATGAGAGACAAACAGAAGCGCCGCAGGGAACGCACGTGGGCCGAAGCCGCCAAGATG GTTTTGGAGAATTACTCGGACGCACCGATGACCCCCAAGCAGATCCTGAATGTGATTGAGGCTGAGGGGCTGAAGGACACCAA CATCCGGGGAATGAACAGGAG CGGAACCTCCCCTCTGGCTTGTCTCAACGCCATGTTACATTCCAACTCCCGGACGCGGGAAGCCATGTTCTACAAGCTCCCCGGCCGCATCAGCCTCTTCACGATGAAG AAGAACGCAGTCCAGTGGTCTCGCGTTGTGTCGCTGCCAGACGATGGAGACACCGAGGACACTGCAGACGAGGAGGGAAACCAGTGGACAGAAGGCGGCTCAGTGCCTGCAG CAGAATCGTCTAGCAGTGCGTCCTGTTCTCGAGAGTCCCATGTCAGGGAGACCAGGTCCCTGGTGCAG ATGAATAAGCAGAAGAGAAGAAGCGGGGTGCTGCTGCCTCGGGTCGTCCTTACACCCCTCAAAGTAAATGGGGCTCATCTGCCGTCTACTTCAG GTTTGTCCGTTCGCCGCGTGGAAAGCGAATCCTCTGGGAAAGCGACTCTGAGGGGCAGCCTGGCTTTTCACAGACGAACGGCTTTAAGTGGCACCTCCACCCATCATCTGAGGAGCCTGAAGAACATCTCTGCTCCAG GACAagtgaagaagaaggaggaggagattgACTTTGAGACTCCCGGCTCCATCCTCGTCAACACTAATCTTCGCGCCCTGATAAATGTGCGGATGTTCAACGCTCTCCCGGCGCACCTCCAACAGCAGCTCCTACTGCTCCTCCCAGACGTGGACCGACAG GTCAGCCCAGACGGACAGTTGCGGATGAGCAGCAGCGCCCTGAATAATGAGTTTTTTGCCCATGCGTGCCAGAGATGGCGGGAGCGGCTGGGAGAAG GTGAATTCACTCCTGAGGCTCAGATGCGGATGCGGCAGGAGATGGGGAAGGAGAAGAAAGTCGCCGACTGGAAGGAGAAGTTCTTTGAAGATTTCTATGGACAGAA GCTCGGATATTCTGAGGAGCCGGAGTCCGATctggaagagaaggctgagacaATGTGTCTGCGGCCAAGAACAAACTCAGAACCTGCTCAGAGGCGGGAGACGGTGCCCGAGGTCCACATCCGAACTCGGAGGAGTCTCTACAGGAACAGCCAGAAGATCCAACAGAACCTCCCCGCGACCGCGGAAATCGCCATCCCCTCTCCAGAGAGAACGGGGGCTGCTCCTTCAGCCGTGGAGAGCAGATTGTCCCCAGGAGAAGACAGCCTCCCATCCACCTCCGAGAGGGTGCCTGAGCTTCACCCCGAGACCACCTCCGAGCAGAAGAGGAAGAGCGCCGATCCAGAGACCTCCAGCCCCTCCCACGAAAAGAAGCCACGGATGGAACAGCGTCAGTCCTTTCGTAACACAATTCAGAGTGTTCACCCAGAAAAGCCACAGCCCACCAAAGAAGAACCAAAAGTCCCACCAATCCGG CTTTCTCGGATCAAACCTCCCTGGGTGGTTAAAGGTTTGCCAGCTTACCAGATCTGCCCCCGGATCATCCCAAACCCTGATCCCTCTGGGTGCTGGCCTCCTCCCTGCTCGCCTGCTGACGGTCAGACCGGTGACCATCACCCCCAAACCTCCAGCAGCGCCGGGGCCCGTTGCCACCCAGGCAAGAGAAGAAGCCGTTCCAGAGGCTCCAGGCGAAGAAGCAGGAAGAGAAGACATCGAGAGAAATCGGCAAATCGCTGCAGAACACAATTACTGCCAGCCACTACCCTGATGCCGGAGACAGCGGAAGTCCCGCGGGTCAAAATCAGCTGGATGCCAAGCGTTACGGCCGACTCTGACGATGACCACAGCCTGACCAACTCTCTTACCAAAGAACGGCGCCTTGAGAACGGCCCAGAGGACAATTTCCAGGATTGCAGTAAGGAAGGTCCTTCGGCCGAGGAGGAGAATATGTGCATGGGCCAGTGCGGCGACGAGCGCATGTTGGCACCGTCTATGGATGCCCTCTTTGAGACCACACCGTGTGTTCTGGGCGACGTCTCCAACACATTTCAGAACAGGATCAAGCAGGTCTCGTCATCTTCAACTGAAAAGGATTCCTCCGAGAAGAAACCGGATGGAGCGGACTGCGCCGAGCACCCCGTACTCCTCCACTCAGCGGGCACAACTAAATCCTCACCCGTGGGACAGTTACCAGTGCATGCCAACGAAACCTCAACACCCAGCGTTATAGTGGATGCTGCCGCCGACCCGTGCTGCAGCGGTCACGACGGTCTACCTTGTTCCTCGGTCAACGCCTCCCAAGAGCCAAATGAGTGTGACCCACCCCATGGTGCTATACAAGAGACATTGGGGTCTCCACAATTGGCCACTATGGAGAATGTCAGCAAGCCTGCACCTGCAAGCAAGGGACGTCCGGCAGCTTCTTTTCCCCTCGCTTGCACAACCAACGCATTTCGAGAGGATGAACTTCCTGAGCCGATGGTCGGCGACTTTTCGGCTGGTACTATTGATGGACAAAGCTGGTGCTCGCCAGCCGGTTTGTCACCCCCAAGTCCAGAGGCAGGAAAACACGGCAGCCTCGGCACCACCACTCGCCACGAGGTCCCCCAGGGTTGCCAGGATGGCTTTGGAGAACATAAACATTCGCTGTCGGCCGCATTTGGCGGTAAAATCCCCTTATTGCTGGATATGCCCTTCATCCAGGTCCCGAAGGAGGTGGGGGTCCGCGTCCAGCTGCCCGTAGACCTGGCGATGTCGCCCCCTGCCAAGGTGAAGGACGCCTTCCTGGAGATGCTGTCTCAGGACGTGGCCTCCTACCATTACTCTGCGGGGGTacgtctctcctccttgcccGGAGATTACGCGGTTTCGGGCAGCGCTTCACTGTCCGTGGAAGTCTTCTCGGAGCACAGCGATGGCGGAGAAGAGCAAGTGTCGCTGCGCTGTTCGTGCAGCTTCAAAGCCATGACCATGTGCGAGGGGTGCGGCGCCTTCTGCCACATCGACTGCATCGGGCCTTCCAGGCTGTGCGTTTCGTGCCTTGTCATAAGATAA
- the ASXL1 gene encoding polycomb group protein ASXL1 isoform X2: MRDKQKRRRERTWAEAAKMVLENYSDAPMTPKQILNVIEAEGLKDTNIRGMNRSGTSPLACLNAMLHSNSRTREAMFYKLPGRISLFTMKKNAVQWSRVVSLPDDGDTEDTADEEGNQWTEGGSVPAESSSSASCSRESHVRETRSLVQMNKQKRRSGVLLPRVVLTPLKVNGAHLPSTSGLSVRRVESESSGKATLRGSLAFHRRTALSGTSTHHLRSLKNISAPGQVKKKEEEIDFETPGSILVNTNLRALINVRMFNALPAHLQQQLLLLLPDVDRQVSPDGQLRMSSSALNNEFFAHACQRWRERLGEGEFTPEAQMRMRQEMGKEKKVADWKEKFFEDFYGQKLGYSEEPESDLEEKAETMCLRPRTNSEPAQRRETVPEVHIRTRRSLYRNSQKIQQNLPATAEIAIPSPERTGAAPSAVESRLSPGEDSLPSTSERVPELHPETTSEQKRKSADPETSSPSHEKKPRMEQRQSFRNTIQSVHPEKPQPTKEEPKVPPIRIQLSRIKPPWVVKGLPAYQICPRIIPNPDPSGCWPPPCSPADGQTGDHHPQTSSSAGARCHPGKRRSRSRGSRRRSRKRRHREKSANRCRTQLLPATTLMPETAEVPRVKISWMPSVTADSDDDHSLTNSLTKERRLENGPEDNFQDCSKEGPSAEEENMCMGQCGDERMLAPSMDALFETTPCVLGDVSNTFQNRIKQVSSSSTEKDSSEKKPDGADCAEHPVLLHSAGTTKSSPVGQLPVHANETSTPSVIVDAAADPCCSGHDGLPCSSVNASQEPNECDPPHGAIQETLGSPQLATMENVSKPAPASKGRPAASFPLACTTNAFREDELPEPMVGDFSAGTIDGQSWCSPAGLSPPSPEAGKHGSLGTTTRHEVPQGCQDGFGEHKHSLSAAFGGKIPLLLDMPFIQVPKEVGVRVQLPVDLAMSPPAKVKDAFLEMLSQDVASYHYSAGVRLSSLPGDYAVSGSASLSVEVFSEHSDGGEEQVSLRCSCSFKAMTMCEGCGAFCHIDCIGPSRLCVSCLVIR, encoded by the exons ATGAGAGACAAACAGAAGCGCCGCAGGGAACGCACGTGGGCCGAAGCCGCCAAGATG GTTTTGGAGAATTACTCGGACGCACCGATGACCCCCAAGCAGATCCTGAATGTGATTGAGGCTGAGGGGCTGAAGGACACCAA CATCCGGGGAATGAACAGGAG CGGAACCTCCCCTCTGGCTTGTCTCAACGCCATGTTACATTCCAACTCCCGGACGCGGGAAGCCATGTTCTACAAGCTCCCCGGCCGCATCAGCCTCTTCACGATGAAG AAGAACGCAGTCCAGTGGTCTCGCGTTGTGTCGCTGCCAGACGATGGAGACACCGAGGACACTGCAGACGAGGAGGGAAACCAGTGGACAGAAGGCGGCTCAGTGCCTGCAG AATCGTCTAGCAGTGCGTCCTGTTCTCGAGAGTCCCATGTCAGGGAGACCAGGTCCCTGGTGCAG ATGAATAAGCAGAAGAGAAGAAGCGGGGTGCTGCTGCCTCGGGTCGTCCTTACACCCCTCAAAGTAAATGGGGCTCATCTGCCGTCTACTTCAG GTTTGTCCGTTCGCCGCGTGGAAAGCGAATCCTCTGGGAAAGCGACTCTGAGGGGCAGCCTGGCTTTTCACAGACGAACGGCTTTAAGTGGCACCTCCACCCATCATCTGAGGAGCCTGAAGAACATCTCTGCTCCAG GACAagtgaagaagaaggaggaggagattgACTTTGAGACTCCCGGCTCCATCCTCGTCAACACTAATCTTCGCGCCCTGATAAATGTGCGGATGTTCAACGCTCTCCCGGCGCACCTCCAACAGCAGCTCCTACTGCTCCTCCCAGACGTGGACCGACAG GTCAGCCCAGACGGACAGTTGCGGATGAGCAGCAGCGCCCTGAATAATGAGTTTTTTGCCCATGCGTGCCAGAGATGGCGGGAGCGGCTGGGAGAAG GTGAATTCACTCCTGAGGCTCAGATGCGGATGCGGCAGGAGATGGGGAAGGAGAAGAAAGTCGCCGACTGGAAGGAGAAGTTCTTTGAAGATTTCTATGGACAGAA GCTCGGATATTCTGAGGAGCCGGAGTCCGATctggaagagaaggctgagacaATGTGTCTGCGGCCAAGAACAAACTCAGAACCTGCTCAGAGGCGGGAGACGGTGCCCGAGGTCCACATCCGAACTCGGAGGAGTCTCTACAGGAACAGCCAGAAGATCCAACAGAACCTCCCCGCGACCGCGGAAATCGCCATCCCCTCTCCAGAGAGAACGGGGGCTGCTCCTTCAGCCGTGGAGAGCAGATTGTCCCCAGGAGAAGACAGCCTCCCATCCACCTCCGAGAGGGTGCCTGAGCTTCACCCCGAGACCACCTCCGAGCAGAAGAGGAAGAGCGCCGATCCAGAGACCTCCAGCCCCTCCCACGAAAAGAAGCCACGGATGGAACAGCGTCAGTCCTTTCGTAACACAATTCAGAGTGTTCACCCAGAAAAGCCACAGCCCACCAAAGAAGAACCAAAAGTCCCACCAATCCGG ATACAGCTTTCTCGGATCAAACCTCCCTGGGTGGTTAAAGGTTTGCCAGCTTACCAGATCTGCCCCCGGATCATCCCAAACCCTGATCCCTCTGGGTGCTGGCCTCCTCCCTGCTCGCCTGCTGACGGTCAGACCGGTGACCATCACCCCCAAACCTCCAGCAGCGCCGGGGCCCGTTGCCACCCAGGCAAGAGAAGAAGCCGTTCCAGAGGCTCCAGGCGAAGAAGCAGGAAGAGAAGACATCGAGAGAAATCGGCAAATCGCTGCAGAACACAATTACTGCCAGCCACTACCCTGATGCCGGAGACAGCGGAAGTCCCGCGGGTCAAAATCAGCTGGATGCCAAGCGTTACGGCCGACTCTGACGATGACCACAGCCTGACCAACTCTCTTACCAAAGAACGGCGCCTTGAGAACGGCCCAGAGGACAATTTCCAGGATTGCAGTAAGGAAGGTCCTTCGGCCGAGGAGGAGAATATGTGCATGGGCCAGTGCGGCGACGAGCGCATGTTGGCACCGTCTATGGATGCCCTCTTTGAGACCACACCGTGTGTTCTGGGCGACGTCTCCAACACATTTCAGAACAGGATCAAGCAGGTCTCGTCATCTTCAACTGAAAAGGATTCCTCCGAGAAGAAACCGGATGGAGCGGACTGCGCCGAGCACCCCGTACTCCTCCACTCAGCGGGCACAACTAAATCCTCACCCGTGGGACAGTTACCAGTGCATGCCAACGAAACCTCAACACCCAGCGTTATAGTGGATGCTGCCGCCGACCCGTGCTGCAGCGGTCACGACGGTCTACCTTGTTCCTCGGTCAACGCCTCCCAAGAGCCAAATGAGTGTGACCCACCCCATGGTGCTATACAAGAGACATTGGGGTCTCCACAATTGGCCACTATGGAGAATGTCAGCAAGCCTGCACCTGCAAGCAAGGGACGTCCGGCAGCTTCTTTTCCCCTCGCTTGCACAACCAACGCATTTCGAGAGGATGAACTTCCTGAGCCGATGGTCGGCGACTTTTCGGCTGGTACTATTGATGGACAAAGCTGGTGCTCGCCAGCCGGTTTGTCACCCCCAAGTCCAGAGGCAGGAAAACACGGCAGCCTCGGCACCACCACTCGCCACGAGGTCCCCCAGGGTTGCCAGGATGGCTTTGGAGAACATAAACATTCGCTGTCGGCCGCATTTGGCGGTAAAATCCCCTTATTGCTGGATATGCCCTTCATCCAGGTCCCGAAGGAGGTGGGGGTCCGCGTCCAGCTGCCCGTAGACCTGGCGATGTCGCCCCCTGCCAAGGTGAAGGACGCCTTCCTGGAGATGCTGTCTCAGGACGTGGCCTCCTACCATTACTCTGCGGGGGTacgtctctcctccttgcccGGAGATTACGCGGTTTCGGGCAGCGCTTCACTGTCCGTGGAAGTCTTCTCGGAGCACAGCGATGGCGGAGAAGAGCAAGTGTCGCTGCGCTGTTCGTGCAGCTTCAAAGCCATGACCATGTGCGAGGGGTGCGGCGCCTTCTGCCACATCGACTGCATCGGGCCTTCCAGGCTGTGCGTTTCGTGCCTTGTCATAAGATAA
- the ASXL1 gene encoding polycomb group protein ASXL1 isoform X1 codes for MRDKQKRRRERTWAEAAKMVLENYSDAPMTPKQILNVIEAEGLKDTNIRGMNRSGTSPLACLNAMLHSNSRTREAMFYKLPGRISLFTMKKNAVQWSRVVSLPDDGDTEDTADEEGNQWTEGGSVPAAESSSSASCSRESHVRETRSLVQMNKQKRRSGVLLPRVVLTPLKVNGAHLPSTSGLSVRRVESESSGKATLRGSLAFHRRTALSGTSTHHLRSLKNISAPGQVKKKEEEIDFETPGSILVNTNLRALINVRMFNALPAHLQQQLLLLLPDVDRQVSPDGQLRMSSSALNNEFFAHACQRWRERLGEGEFTPEAQMRMRQEMGKEKKVADWKEKFFEDFYGQKLGYSEEPESDLEEKAETMCLRPRTNSEPAQRRETVPEVHIRTRRSLYRNSQKIQQNLPATAEIAIPSPERTGAAPSAVESRLSPGEDSLPSTSERVPELHPETTSEQKRKSADPETSSPSHEKKPRMEQRQSFRNTIQSVHPEKPQPTKEEPKVPPIRIQLSRIKPPWVVKGLPAYQICPRIIPNPDPSGCWPPPCSPADGQTGDHHPQTSSSAGARCHPGKRRSRSRGSRRRSRKRRHREKSANRCRTQLLPATTLMPETAEVPRVKISWMPSVTADSDDDHSLTNSLTKERRLENGPEDNFQDCSKEGPSAEEENMCMGQCGDERMLAPSMDALFETTPCVLGDVSNTFQNRIKQVSSSSTEKDSSEKKPDGADCAEHPVLLHSAGTTKSSPVGQLPVHANETSTPSVIVDAAADPCCSGHDGLPCSSVNASQEPNECDPPHGAIQETLGSPQLATMENVSKPAPASKGRPAASFPLACTTNAFREDELPEPMVGDFSAGTIDGQSWCSPAGLSPPSPEAGKHGSLGTTTRHEVPQGCQDGFGEHKHSLSAAFGGKIPLLLDMPFIQVPKEVGVRVQLPVDLAMSPPAKVKDAFLEMLSQDVASYHYSAGVRLSSLPGDYAVSGSASLSVEVFSEHSDGGEEQVSLRCSCSFKAMTMCEGCGAFCHIDCIGPSRLCVSCLVIR; via the exons ATGAGAGACAAACAGAAGCGCCGCAGGGAACGCACGTGGGCCGAAGCCGCCAAGATG GTTTTGGAGAATTACTCGGACGCACCGATGACCCCCAAGCAGATCCTGAATGTGATTGAGGCTGAGGGGCTGAAGGACACCAA CATCCGGGGAATGAACAGGAG CGGAACCTCCCCTCTGGCTTGTCTCAACGCCATGTTACATTCCAACTCCCGGACGCGGGAAGCCATGTTCTACAAGCTCCCCGGCCGCATCAGCCTCTTCACGATGAAG AAGAACGCAGTCCAGTGGTCTCGCGTTGTGTCGCTGCCAGACGATGGAGACACCGAGGACACTGCAGACGAGGAGGGAAACCAGTGGACAGAAGGCGGCTCAGTGCCTGCAG CAGAATCGTCTAGCAGTGCGTCCTGTTCTCGAGAGTCCCATGTCAGGGAGACCAGGTCCCTGGTGCAG ATGAATAAGCAGAAGAGAAGAAGCGGGGTGCTGCTGCCTCGGGTCGTCCTTACACCCCTCAAAGTAAATGGGGCTCATCTGCCGTCTACTTCAG GTTTGTCCGTTCGCCGCGTGGAAAGCGAATCCTCTGGGAAAGCGACTCTGAGGGGCAGCCTGGCTTTTCACAGACGAACGGCTTTAAGTGGCACCTCCACCCATCATCTGAGGAGCCTGAAGAACATCTCTGCTCCAG GACAagtgaagaagaaggaggaggagattgACTTTGAGACTCCCGGCTCCATCCTCGTCAACACTAATCTTCGCGCCCTGATAAATGTGCGGATGTTCAACGCTCTCCCGGCGCACCTCCAACAGCAGCTCCTACTGCTCCTCCCAGACGTGGACCGACAG GTCAGCCCAGACGGACAGTTGCGGATGAGCAGCAGCGCCCTGAATAATGAGTTTTTTGCCCATGCGTGCCAGAGATGGCGGGAGCGGCTGGGAGAAG GTGAATTCACTCCTGAGGCTCAGATGCGGATGCGGCAGGAGATGGGGAAGGAGAAGAAAGTCGCCGACTGGAAGGAGAAGTTCTTTGAAGATTTCTATGGACAGAA GCTCGGATATTCTGAGGAGCCGGAGTCCGATctggaagagaaggctgagacaATGTGTCTGCGGCCAAGAACAAACTCAGAACCTGCTCAGAGGCGGGAGACGGTGCCCGAGGTCCACATCCGAACTCGGAGGAGTCTCTACAGGAACAGCCAGAAGATCCAACAGAACCTCCCCGCGACCGCGGAAATCGCCATCCCCTCTCCAGAGAGAACGGGGGCTGCTCCTTCAGCCGTGGAGAGCAGATTGTCCCCAGGAGAAGACAGCCTCCCATCCACCTCCGAGAGGGTGCCTGAGCTTCACCCCGAGACCACCTCCGAGCAGAAGAGGAAGAGCGCCGATCCAGAGACCTCCAGCCCCTCCCACGAAAAGAAGCCACGGATGGAACAGCGTCAGTCCTTTCGTAACACAATTCAGAGTGTTCACCCAGAAAAGCCACAGCCCACCAAAGAAGAACCAAAAGTCCCACCAATCCGG ATACAGCTTTCTCGGATCAAACCTCCCTGGGTGGTTAAAGGTTTGCCAGCTTACCAGATCTGCCCCCGGATCATCCCAAACCCTGATCCCTCTGGGTGCTGGCCTCCTCCCTGCTCGCCTGCTGACGGTCAGACCGGTGACCATCACCCCCAAACCTCCAGCAGCGCCGGGGCCCGTTGCCACCCAGGCAAGAGAAGAAGCCGTTCCAGAGGCTCCAGGCGAAGAAGCAGGAAGAGAAGACATCGAGAGAAATCGGCAAATCGCTGCAGAACACAATTACTGCCAGCCACTACCCTGATGCCGGAGACAGCGGAAGTCCCGCGGGTCAAAATCAGCTGGATGCCAAGCGTTACGGCCGACTCTGACGATGACCACAGCCTGACCAACTCTCTTACCAAAGAACGGCGCCTTGAGAACGGCCCAGAGGACAATTTCCAGGATTGCAGTAAGGAAGGTCCTTCGGCCGAGGAGGAGAATATGTGCATGGGCCAGTGCGGCGACGAGCGCATGTTGGCACCGTCTATGGATGCCCTCTTTGAGACCACACCGTGTGTTCTGGGCGACGTCTCCAACACATTTCAGAACAGGATCAAGCAGGTCTCGTCATCTTCAACTGAAAAGGATTCCTCCGAGAAGAAACCGGATGGAGCGGACTGCGCCGAGCACCCCGTACTCCTCCACTCAGCGGGCACAACTAAATCCTCACCCGTGGGACAGTTACCAGTGCATGCCAACGAAACCTCAACACCCAGCGTTATAGTGGATGCTGCCGCCGACCCGTGCTGCAGCGGTCACGACGGTCTACCTTGTTCCTCGGTCAACGCCTCCCAAGAGCCAAATGAGTGTGACCCACCCCATGGTGCTATACAAGAGACATTGGGGTCTCCACAATTGGCCACTATGGAGAATGTCAGCAAGCCTGCACCTGCAAGCAAGGGACGTCCGGCAGCTTCTTTTCCCCTCGCTTGCACAACCAACGCATTTCGAGAGGATGAACTTCCTGAGCCGATGGTCGGCGACTTTTCGGCTGGTACTATTGATGGACAAAGCTGGTGCTCGCCAGCCGGTTTGTCACCCCCAAGTCCAGAGGCAGGAAAACACGGCAGCCTCGGCACCACCACTCGCCACGAGGTCCCCCAGGGTTGCCAGGATGGCTTTGGAGAACATAAACATTCGCTGTCGGCCGCATTTGGCGGTAAAATCCCCTTATTGCTGGATATGCCCTTCATCCAGGTCCCGAAGGAGGTGGGGGTCCGCGTCCAGCTGCCCGTAGACCTGGCGATGTCGCCCCCTGCCAAGGTGAAGGACGCCTTCCTGGAGATGCTGTCTCAGGACGTGGCCTCCTACCATTACTCTGCGGGGGTacgtctctcctccttgcccGGAGATTACGCGGTTTCGGGCAGCGCTTCACTGTCCGTGGAAGTCTTCTCGGAGCACAGCGATGGCGGAGAAGAGCAAGTGTCGCTGCGCTGTTCGTGCAGCTTCAAAGCCATGACCATGTGCGAGGGGTGCGGCGCCTTCTGCCACATCGACTGCATCGGGCCTTCCAGGCTGTGCGTTTCGTGCCTTGTCATAAGATAA